TCATCTATTATAAACTTAAAAATCCCCATAGCCTTTTGGTTATGAGGATTTTTTTTGGTTTACAATCTGATTATGAATGTTATTTTTTATTAATAACAACTCTTTCGTTGGTGGTCACCACCTCTCCATTTTCTAATTCTACTTCAAGAACGAATCTTTCTCCATCTTCAACTTCGTCAGTTATCTGATATGTTATATATGTAGAAACACCTGGTTCAAAGTTATCTGAATTGATATTACAAGCAATTCTGCGATTGGTATCGTAATTTACTAAGTAGAGCTTACTTATTTTGCTGTTAGAAAAGTAGCGATTAAAAGCATCGTTATCTATGGTTGATGAGTTTCCAAGAATTTCTCCACTAAAGAATATTTTCTTTTTTACAACACGTACAGTAAACTCATCGGTTGCTCCTGATTCAGATGTAACTGTGAAGGTTACATCGTTTGTGAAATCTATAGATTCATCTATACTGGGGCTAATAGTAGCACCCATCGGAAAAAAACTTGTACTTACACTTATATTGCTCAAGTCTTGGTTCTCTAAGGTGTAGTATATTAAATTACCGGTTGGTAGGCCTTCTCTATCGGATTCAGGAGCTTGCCTTGATGGTGATCCTCCAGTTTTAAACCCTGTCATATCTAAATAGAATTGTCCTAAAGTTTTACCTATGTTTAAAAATCTCACGGTATAAACAGTATTAGTCTCATCTATTATAGTTGAAATTGATTCAAGGGAAAGGTCTATAAAATCACTTTGCTTCGGTTCGGTTACAACTTCACCTATTGTAATAATTTCAATTTGGACAATTACGTTTTCTTGTAGCAAATATTCTTTTGAAACTTCAAAGATTACGGTTTTATTCTCTTCATCGATTTTCCCTACATACTTCCCTGTTTTAGTTTCGCCATCTAATTCTTGGGTGTATATTACATTGATTTCTTGTATTCCTTTTGCGAATACCGGTGTTATGGTGTATTCTACGCTAGAACCATCTTCTGCTGTAACTGTTATTTTTTCAGGTTCTTCTAGATTTATAGTGCCAAAAGGAAGGCTGAAATTAGCTTTGGTAGAAACTTCTATCCGTGGACTTAGGGAACTGGATAAATCAGCAGAAGGAGGAACGTGAATAAGAATGTTGGTTCCCTGTATTTCAGTGGTAAGTCCGGAGATTTCAAAGCTGGTAATTTGTTTTTCAGAGGATAGCGTTACGGCTTCTTCAGAGTCTGAGCAGGATGTCATTATTAAAATAAATAAGACACTCAATAATTGAATTCTTTTCACCATTTTAGATTTGAGTTTTGTGAAAAGTAAAAACGTTTGCTCCTGTTGTTTATTGTAACTGACCGATTTAGCGAGTACACTGATCCTATGAAATTTTTATTACTTCCCAAGAAAACCATATACATTTAGGATGGCGCTTTTTTTCTAAGTAGAATTCCCTATTTTTGTGAAGCTAAACCACTAAAGCAGTATGAGTCAAAAGGTACTTCTTTCTGAAAAGGAAATAAACATCATACTTCACCGTTTGGCATGTCAACTCCTCGAAAATCACCTGGATTTTAAAGATACCGTTCTTATTGGCATTCAGCCAAGAGGTACTTTTGTAGCTGATAGGTTGACAAAAATCTTGAAAGAGGAATATGGTGTAAAAGAAATTAAATTAGGTTTTCTAGACATTACCTTTTACCGAGACGATTTTAGAAGGGGAGATAAAACTCTGGAAGCGACCAAAACTAAAATAGACTTTTTAATAGAGGATAAAAAAGTAGTGCTTGTAGATGATGTGCTCTATACGGGCCGTAGTATACGATCGGCACTAACGGCAATACAATCTTTTGGAAGGCCTTCCGAAATAGAGTTGCTGACGCTTATAGACAGACGGTTTAGTAGACATCTACCTATTCAACCCAATTACAGAGGTAGGCAGGTAGATGCAATCAACAATGAAAAAGTCAAGGTTCTTTGGAAAGAGAACGATGGTGAAGACGTGATATATTTGATAAATAAATAACAATGGCGGAACTGAGTGTAAAACACTTATTAGGGATCAAATATTTAAATGAGAATGACATTCAGCTCATTTTCGAAACCGCCGATCATTTTAAGGAAGTTATCAATCGTTCTATCAAAAAGGTTCCTTCCTTGCGTGATATTACAATTGCCAATATCTTCTTTGAAAATAGTACGCGAACTAAATTATCGTTTGAACTTGCAGAAAAGAGGCTATCCGCAGATGTCATTAATTTTTCTGCAGCCCAATCTTCAGTAAAAAAAGGAGAGACCTTAATAGATACGGTTAACAATATCCTTTCCATGAAGGTAGATATGGTGGTCATGCGCCATCCTAACCCTGGCGCGGGAATATTTTTGTCCAAACATGTTAATGCATCAATTGTTAATGCAGGAGATGGAGCTCATGAGCATCCTACACAAGCATTGTTGGATTCCTATTCTATTAGGGAAAAGTTGGGGGATGTAGCTGGTAAAAATGTGGTAATTGTGGGTGATATTTTGCATTCCCGTGTAGCGTTATCGAACATTTTTGCTTTAAAATTACAGGGAGCGAATGTAAAAGTTTGTGGACCAAAGACTTTATTACCTAAACATATAGAATCATTGGGGGTAGAAGTGGAGACCGATCTAAGAAAGGCGTTGAACTGGTGCGATGTAGCTAATATGTTACGTATTCAGAATGAAAGACTGGATATTAGCTACTTCCCCACAACACGGGAGTATACCCAGCAATTTGGAGTCAATAAAAAGTTGCTAAATAGTTTGGACAAAGAGATTGTAATTATGCATCCCGGACCCATTAACCGAGGGGTTGAAATTACGAGCGATGTAGCAGATTCAAAGCAGTCTATTATATTAAATCAAGTAGAAAATGGCGTAGCCATTCGTATGGCAGTAATTTATTTACTAGCTTCAAAAATAAAATAATAAAAGTATGATTTTTGATTCAGACGGTTCTACAACTATCGTTTCTCAAGAAAATGCGACGCTTTCTATTTTCTTGAAAAACTTGAATGACGCTTATCCAAAAATAAAAAATGACAATATTGTCGTAAACCTTTTTTCCTTTTCAAAGCTAAAGGCAGATGATGTTCTTGAGTTTTTGCAAATATCCGACTTGCATAAAAAATCTAAGAAGTCGTTTGTTTTGGTGACCAATAAGGTTTCTTATGATGAGGTGCCAGATGCCATAATGGTTGTACCCACAATTCAAGAGGCTCAGGATGTTATAGAAATGGAAGAAATAGAACG
This genomic interval from Zobellia roscoffensis contains the following:
- a CDS encoding aspartate carbamoyltransferase catalytic subunit; translation: MAELSVKHLLGIKYLNENDIQLIFETADHFKEVINRSIKKVPSLRDITIANIFFENSTRTKLSFELAEKRLSADVINFSAAQSSVKKGETLIDTVNNILSMKVDMVVMRHPNPGAGIFLSKHVNASIVNAGDGAHEHPTQALLDSYSIREKLGDVAGKNVVIVGDILHSRVALSNIFALKLQGANVKVCGPKTLLPKHIESLGVEVETDLRKALNWCDVANMLRIQNERLDISYFPTTREYTQQFGVNKKLLNSLDKEIVIMHPGPINRGVEITSDVADSKQSIILNQVENGVAIRMAVIYLLASKIK
- the pyrR gene encoding bifunctional pyr operon transcriptional regulator/uracil phosphoribosyltransferase PyrR — translated: MSQKVLLSEKEINIILHRLACQLLENHLDFKDTVLIGIQPRGTFVADRLTKILKEEYGVKEIKLGFLDITFYRDDFRRGDKTLEATKTKIDFLIEDKKVVLVDDVLYTGRSIRSALTAIQSFGRPSEIELLTLIDRRFSRHLPIQPNYRGRQVDAINNEKVKVLWKENDGEDVIYLINK
- a CDS encoding ribonuclease Z, which codes for MIFDSDGSTTIVSQENATLSIFLKNLNDAYPKIKNDNIVVNLFSFSKLKADDVLEFLQISDLHKKSKKSFVLVTNKVSYDEVPDAIMVVPTIQEAQDVIEMEEIERDLEI